The Pedobacter mucosus genome window below encodes:
- a CDS encoding GH92 family glycosyl hydrolase, whose protein sequence is MIKNFILPCILLSSIIVSAQQNLVQYVNPIIGTSKMGHTYPGATVPFGSVQLSPETDTLSYEVNGKYNGDVYKYCAGYKYEDKTITGFSHTHFSGTGHSDLGDFLIMPTQGKLQLNSGTADNPKGGYRSAYSHANEIAQAGYYKVKLDDDDIIAELTSTTRVGMHQYTFKKSDQSHIILDLMAGIYNYEDKTVWTYVRVVNDSLVTGYRQTNGWGRTRTVYFAMSFSKAFKSYGRKSYDAKQAYRGFWGKFNQDQNFPEIAGKKLKMFFDFNTQEGEKIKIKFALSPVSQENALLNMRTEIAGWDFEKVKTEAQATWNKELNKIQITSSNTNKVNFYTALYHAFINPTTYTDVNGEYKGLDQGIHKADGFTNYTTFSLWDTYRALHPFFNIMQPSRSNDMVKSMLAHYDQSSLHMLPIWSHYANDNWCMSGYHSVSVVADAIIKGTYNGDPNKALDACIVTAKHRDYEGIGYYMDLGYIPAEKSGVSVSNTLEYAYDDWAIAQLAKKLNRMDVYNEFIKRSGNWKNNYDKVSGFMRPKLADGTFKKVFDPKDTEGQGFIEGNSWNYSFFVPHDPTALIEIMGGKKKFASRLDSLFSMHLPDEFFAHTEDITREGIIGGYVHGNEPAHHVAYLYNWTDEVYKGQAQIRHILNMQYKPTADGLGGNDDCGQMSAWYMFSSLGFYPVAPGSDVYSLGSPSVNNAVIKLENGKIFTVEAIKQSDKNVYVEKVMLNGKEITNHTIRHADITNGGKLTFYMSAKPKK, encoded by the coding sequence ATCCTGGTGCTACTGTTCCATTTGGTTCGGTTCAGTTAAGTCCAGAAACCGACACTTTATCATATGAAGTGAACGGAAAATATAATGGTGATGTATATAAATATTGCGCTGGTTATAAATATGAAGACAAGACGATAACTGGTTTTAGTCATACGCATTTTAGCGGAACGGGTCATTCAGACTTAGGTGATTTTTTAATTATGCCTACACAGGGAAAATTACAGTTGAATTCTGGAACTGCAGATAATCCAAAGGGTGGCTATCGTTCAGCTTATTCGCACGCTAATGAAATTGCCCAGGCCGGTTATTATAAAGTTAAGTTGGATGATGATGATATTATTGCAGAATTAACTTCTACAACCAGAGTTGGTATGCATCAATATACTTTTAAAAAATCAGATCAGTCGCACATTATTTTAGATTTGATGGCTGGTATCTACAATTATGAAGATAAAACCGTTTGGACTTACGTTCGTGTAGTTAACGATTCTTTGGTTACAGGCTATCGCCAAACCAATGGATGGGGAAGAACCAGAACTGTTTATTTTGCGATGAGTTTTTCAAAAGCATTTAAAAGTTACGGTCGTAAAAGTTATGATGCGAAACAAGCGTACAGAGGTTTCTGGGGTAAGTTTAACCAAGATCAAAACTTCCCCGAAATCGCAGGAAAAAAGCTAAAAATGTTTTTCGATTTCAATACCCAGGAAGGTGAGAAAATCAAGATCAAATTTGCATTATCACCTGTTAGTCAAGAAAATGCATTACTAAATATGCGTACTGAGATAGCTGGCTGGGATTTTGAAAAAGTAAAAACCGAAGCCCAAGCCACCTGGAACAAAGAATTGAACAAAATCCAAATTACTTCTTCAAACACAAATAAAGTCAATTTCTACACTGCTTTATATCATGCTTTTATCAACCCTACAACTTATACAGATGTTAATGGTGAATATAAAGGCTTAGATCAAGGCATTCACAAGGCGGATGGATTTACAAATTATACTACTTTTTCTTTATGGGATACCTACCGAGCTTTGCATCCTTTTTTCAATATTATGCAACCTAGCCGTAGTAACGATATGGTGAAATCGATGTTGGCTCATTATGATCAGAGTAGCTTGCATATGTTACCAATCTGGTCGCATTATGCGAATGATAATTGGTGTATGAGCGGTTATCACAGCGTTTCTGTTGTGGCCGATGCAATTATAAAGGGTACCTATAATGGTGATCCAAACAAAGCATTAGACGCATGTATCGTGACTGCGAAGCATCGTGATTACGAGGGAATTGGATATTATATGGACTTAGGATATATTCCCGCTGAAAAAAGTGGCGTATCGGTTTCTAATACTTTAGAATATGCTTATGATGATTGGGCAATTGCACAACTGGCTAAAAAATTGAACCGTATGGATGTTTATAATGAATTTATTAAACGTTCTGGAAACTGGAAAAACAATTACGATAAAGTTTCAGGTTTTATGCGTCCTAAGTTGGCAGATGGAACTTTTAAAAAAGTTTTTGATCCGAAGGATACTGAAGGACAAGGTTTTATTGAAGGAAACAGTTGGAATTACAGCTTTTTTGTTCCACACGATCCAACTGCTTTAATAGAAATTATGGGCGGCAAAAAGAAATTTGCGTCTCGCTTGGATTCTTTATTCAGCATGCATTTACCTGATGAATTTTTCGCACATACAGAAGATATAACCCGCGAAGGGATAATTGGTGGCTATGTTCATGGAAATGAGCCAGCTCACCATGTTGCTTACTTGTACAATTGGACCGATGAGGTGTATAAAGGACAGGCGCAAATCCGTCACATTCTCAATATGCAATACAAACCAACAGCCGATGGTTTAGGTGGAAACGACGATTGCGGACAAATGAGTGCTTGGTACATGTTTTCTTCCTTAGGATTTTATCCTGTTGCGCCTGGCTCAGATGTTTATTCTTTGGGAAGTCCTTCTGTTAATAACGCCGTAATTAAATTGGAAAATGGAAAAATATTTACTGTTGAAGCAATCAAACAGAGTGATAAAAATGTTTATGTTGAGAAAGTAATGTTAAACGGTAAAGAAATTACGAATCATACCATCAGACATGCAGATATTACAAATGGTGGAAAGCTTACATTTTATATGAGCGCTAAACCGAAAAAGTAA